In Oryza brachyantha chromosome 1, ObraRS2, whole genome shotgun sequence, the following are encoded in one genomic region:
- the LOC102710656 gene encoding zinc finger protein ZAT11-like: MSKRSRSMWDMQEIIGSVDTARVLMLLAQQSQNGVVGGGFVSGAQSVVVRGGAEAHDHRVFECKTCNRQFPTFQALGGHRASHKRPRQQQQQQQHSALGGAASHDAAGLCLGGQPTPPRPLPTKPRVHECPVCGLEFPIGQALGGHMRRHRAEAEAATMNDVSKPAPVKACDGGGVCLDLNLTPSENCAKCRNVVGLAAGGQGVHKALAMLDCFL; this comes from the coding sequence ATGAGCAAGAGGAGCAGGAGCATGTGGGACATGCAGGAGATCATCGGCAGCGTAGACACGGCCCGCGTGCTGATGCTCCTCGCGCAGCAGAGCCAGAACGGCGTGGTGGGGGGCGGCTTCGTCTCCGGCGCGCAGTCGGTGGtggtgcgcggcggcgccgaggcgcACGATCACCGCGTGTTCGAGTGCAAGACGTGCAACCGTCAGTTCCCGACGTTCCAGGCGCTCGGTGGCCACCGCGCCAGCCACAAGCGgccgcggcagcagcagcagcagcagcagcacagcgcgctcggcggcgccgcgtcCCACGACGCGGCGGGGCTCTGCCTCGGGGGgcagccgacgccgccgcggccgctgccGACGAAGCCGAGGGTGCACGAGTGCCCCGTCTGCGGGCTCGAGTTCCCCATCGGCCAGGCGCTCGGCGGGCACATGCGCCGGCACCGCgcggaggccgaggcggcgacgatgaaCGACGTCAGTAAGCCGGCGCCCGTGAAGgcctgcgacggcggcggtgtctGCCTGGACTTGAACCTGACGCCGTCGGAGAACTGCGCCAAGTGCCGGAACGTGGtgggcctcgccgccggcgggcagGGCGTACACAAAGCGCTCGCCATGCTGGATTGTTTTCTTTGA
- the LOC102700383 gene encoding uncharacterized protein LOC102700383, whose protein sequence is MSQRAGRHQRRASQSVFVLPENFASLEDVAADGGSVEQRKPAAADASSEQQPARMQAGRHRRAMSMAVASRDLEMITEDIASYKYGA, encoded by the coding sequence ATGTCGCAGAGAGCCGGCCGGCACCAGAGGAGGGCGTCGCAGAGCGTGTTCGTGCTGCCGGAGAACTTCGCCAGCCTCGAGGAcgtggcggcggacggcggcagcgtcgAGCAGCGGAAGCCCGCAGCGGCGGACGCGTCGTCGGAGCAGCAACCGGCGAGGATGCAGGCGGGGAGGCACCGGCGGGCAATGTCGATGGCCGTGGCGTCCAGGGACCTGGAGATGATCACGGAGGACATCGCCAGCTACAAGTACGGTGCTTAG